A region of Neovison vison isolate M4711 chromosome 7, ASM_NN_V1, whole genome shotgun sequence DNA encodes the following proteins:
- the LOC122914529 gene encoding membrane-spanning 4-domains subfamily A member 4A-like, translating to MQSNTGTLEAETAQDYTINLPESESINQLRHLGAWVLPSQQQKNLLLFLKGQPQVLGVAQILIGLIMLCLGVTISLFSPFDYRLYSVVTTAGYHIWGSFSFLTSGALSIAAGRKVTRCLIQCSLGLNTVSAIVAVLGTIMIILKEIFIYEDVIGRSSYGSLFIGMLTGMVFLSLAEGCITLSLSIYACKVACSVNKVVVFLPNNDNNSSIISPEHVYDEVTF from the exons ATGCAAAG CAACACAGGGACGTTGGAGGCAGAGACAGCCCAAGACTACACAATAAACCTTCCTGAGAGTGAGAGTATAAACCAGCTGCgccacctgggtgcctgggtttTACCGTCCCAGCAGCAGAAGAATCTGCTGCTTTTCCTGAAGGGACAGCCACAGGTCCTAGGG GTGGCTCAGATCCTCATTGGACTGATAATGCTGTGCCTGGGTGTGACAATCAgtcttttttctccatttgacTACAGACTTTACTCCGTGGTCACTACAGCAGGCTATCACATATGGGGATCCTTCTCT TTCCTCACATCTGGAGCACTGTCCATTGCTGCGGGAAGAAAAGTAACCAGGTGTCTG ATCCAATGCAGCCTGGGATTGAATACCGTCAGTGCTATTGTAGCAGTGCTTGGCACaattatgataattttaaaagagatattCATATATGAAGATGTGATAGGGAGGTCTTCCTATGGAAGTTTATTTATA GGAATGCTGACTGGCATGGTGTTCCTCTCTCTGGCAGAAGGCTGcatcactttgtctctctctatctatGCATGCAAAGTGGCCTGTTCTGTCAACAAG GTGGTGGTTTTCTTACCGAATAATGACAACAACTCCTCAATAATCTCTCCTGAACATGTGTATGATGAGGTCACATTTTAG